Proteins from a single region of Natrinema salifodinae:
- a CDS encoding hydantoinase/oxoprolinase family protein, which yields MNDSNASDPNADTTNGPMNSNDSTARGDGDPDTRIGVDVGGTFTDVALSVDDRLVTAKVPTTDPQHVGVLEGIEKACDSAGIDPAEIDGFAHAMTVSVNALLERGGARTALITTEGFRDVLEIGRQDRPDLYDLEAEKPDPLVARDLRFEVDERTTADGVERPVDAEAVRDLAATLRERDVEAVAVCLLHAYADPENERVVAETLREELDVPISASHEVLAEFREFERTSTTAVDAYVRPAIDRYVGRLVDQASDAGIPTPRIMQANGGIADPETVREHAVTTTLSGPAAGVVGAAATVDDDDVEGLVTFDMGGTSSDVSLVRDGRAERTTDAAIDGLPIRTPMVDVNTVGAGGGSIAWVDAGGALRVGPESSGAEPGPACYGRGGTDPTVTDANVVLGYIGPETALGGEMTLDVEAAREALARLADEAGLAGPLEAARGVYRVANATMTRTIRAVTVERGHDPREFALVAFGGAGPMHAAALADSLSVDRVVVPRPGGVLSAFGLLAADESYDAVRTVGLDLETAEASDVEAVYDDLVADVLADASDPNAARVERAADCRYAGQSFELTVAVDDEFDADAVAERFHQAHERAYGYAMDESIEVVNLRATATIPGDEPTIRHEGAGDAVVGTREAHFPGADAGAHETTVYERDRLAPGATVDGPAILEQAESTTVVPPAWSGDVLADGTLVLTRDGTTDAETEDQ from the coding sequence ATGAACGATTCAAACGCCTCCGACCCGAACGCGGACACGACGAACGGCCCTATGAACAGCAACGACTCGACCGCCCGCGGCGACGGCGACCCCGACACCCGAATCGGCGTCGACGTCGGCGGTACCTTCACCGACGTGGCGCTCTCGGTCGACGACCGCCTGGTCACCGCGAAGGTGCCGACGACCGATCCGCAACACGTCGGCGTGCTCGAGGGGATCGAAAAGGCCTGCGACAGCGCGGGCATCGACCCCGCCGAGATCGACGGCTTCGCCCACGCGATGACCGTCTCGGTCAACGCTCTCCTCGAACGCGGCGGCGCGCGGACGGCCCTGATCACCACCGAGGGGTTCCGGGACGTCCTCGAGATCGGCCGTCAGGACCGCCCCGACCTCTACGATCTCGAGGCCGAGAAGCCCGACCCCCTCGTGGCCCGCGACCTGCGCTTCGAGGTCGACGAGCGGACGACCGCCGACGGCGTCGAACGACCAGTCGACGCCGAAGCGGTCCGGGACCTCGCGGCGACGCTACGCGAGCGCGACGTCGAAGCGGTCGCAGTCTGCCTGCTGCACGCCTACGCCGACCCCGAGAACGAGCGCGTCGTCGCCGAGACCCTGCGCGAGGAACTCGACGTACCGATATCGGCCTCCCACGAGGTGCTCGCCGAGTTCCGCGAGTTCGAGCGCACCTCGACCACCGCGGTCGACGCCTACGTCCGGCCCGCGATCGACCGCTACGTCGGTCGCCTGGTCGACCAGGCGTCGGACGCGGGGATCCCGACGCCCCGAATCATGCAGGCCAACGGCGGGATCGCCGACCCCGAGACGGTCCGCGAACACGCGGTGACAACGACGCTATCGGGTCCCGCCGCGGGCGTCGTCGGCGCGGCTGCGACCGTCGACGACGACGACGTCGAGGGGCTCGTGACCTTCGACATGGGCGGCACCTCGAGCGACGTCAGCCTGGTCCGCGACGGGCGGGCCGAGCGGACGACCGACGCGGCAATCGACGGGCTCCCGATCCGGACGCCGATGGTCGACGTGAACACCGTCGGCGCGGGCGGCGGCTCGATCGCCTGGGTCGACGCCGGCGGCGCGCTCCGGGTCGGGCCGGAGTCCTCGGGCGCGGAGCCCGGGCCGGCCTGCTACGGCCGCGGCGGCACCGATCCCACGGTCACCGACGCCAACGTCGTGCTCGGATACATCGGCCCCGAGACGGCCCTCGGCGGCGAGATGACCCTCGACGTCGAGGCCGCCCGCGAGGCGCTCGCTCGCCTGGCCGACGAGGCCGGCCTGGCCGGCCCGCTCGAGGCGGCCCGCGGGGTCTACCGCGTGGCGAACGCGACGATGACGCGGACGATCCGCGCCGTGACCGTCGAGCGGGGCCACGACCCCCGCGAGTTCGCGCTCGTGGCCTTCGGCGGCGCGGGGCCGATGCACGCCGCGGCGCTGGCCGACTCGCTGTCCGTCGATCGGGTCGTCGTCCCGCGGCCGGGCGGCGTCCTCTCGGCGTTCGGGCTGCTCGCGGCCGACGAAAGCTACGACGCCGTCCGCACCGTGGGGCTCGACTTAGAGACGGCGGAGGCCAGCGACGTCGAGGCCGTCTACGACGATCTGGTGGCCGACGTGCTCGCAGACGCCTCTGACCCGAACGCGGCGCGGGTCGAGCGGGCTGCCGACTGCCGGTACGCGGGCCAGAGCTTCGAGCTGACCGTGGCTGTCGACGACGAGTTCGACGCCGACGCGGTCGCCGAGCGCTTCCACCAGGCCCACGAGCGCGCCTACGGCTACGCGATGGACGAATCGATCGAGGTCGTTAACCTCCGCGCGACGGCGACGATTCCGGGTGACGAGCCGACCATCCGCCACGAGGGCGCTGGCGACGCCGTCGTCGGCACTCGGGAGGCGCACTTCCCCGGCGCCGACGCCGGCGCGCACGAGACGACCGTCTACGAACGGGACCGGCTCGCGCCAGGCGCGACCGTCGACGGACCGGCGATCCTCGAACAGGCCGAGAGCACCACCGTCGTCCCGCCCGCCTGGTCGGGGGATGTGCTCGCGGACGGCACCCTGGTGCTGACGCGGGATGGGACGACCGACGCGGAAACGGAGGACCAGTGA
- a CDS encoding ribbon-helix-helix protein, CopG family has protein sequence MTQRVTVSLDDDSAAALETLVAETDDGQSEVVRRALTFYAANFEAASGQPSDNLERYYRMLSSGEHVLLDVDFLHAFLEYCYDGGDPDPAFVEAADRVSDYHAREYATRFDAVGDLLEWLSFCGFLEVRREGDRVYHLVFPSEAVRWFMTRFIERSTVDLPTEIEIEQGVSKVIITERPAE, from the coding sequence ATGACACAACGCGTGACGGTATCGCTCGACGATGACTCGGCCGCGGCGCTCGAGACCCTGGTCGCCGAGACGGACGACGGGCAAAGCGAAGTCGTCCGCCGCGCCCTGACCTTCTACGCGGCGAACTTCGAAGCGGCCAGCGGCCAGCCCAGCGACAACCTCGAACGGTACTACCGGATGCTCTCCTCGGGCGAACATGTCCTGCTCGACGTGGACTTCCTCCACGCGTTCCTCGAGTACTGCTACGACGGCGGCGATCCCGACCCGGCGTTCGTCGAGGCGGCCGACCGGGTCTCGGACTACCACGCCCGCGAGTACGCGACCAGGTTCGACGCGGTCGGCGACCTCCTCGAATGGCTCTCCTTTTGCGGGTTCCTGGAGGTCCGCCGCGAGGGCGACCGCGTCTATCACCTGGTCTTCCCCTCGGAGGCGGTCCGCTGGTTCATGACCCGCTTTATCGAGCGCAGCACGGTCGACCTCCCGACAGAGATCGAGATCGAGCAGGGCGTCTCGAAGGTGATCATCACGGAGCGGCCGGCCGAGTGA
- a CDS encoding hydantoinase B/oxoprolinase family protein → MNANTDTTTDDAETDESGIDPVTLEVLRNQLESVAEEMGQTLIRGAYSPNIKERRDCSTALFDADGRMIAQAEHIPVHLGAMPVAVEAVRERDPEPGDVFVLNDPFTGGTHLPDVTMVSPIAPGRDGDESGDNEDGDEIVGYAVSRAHHADVGGMTPGSMPAGAREIYQEGLRLPPTRLVEGGEPREDVRSLVLANVRNPGERRADLRAQQAANERAEERLAALFEEHGRETVLEGFDAVIDYSRERITEEIAALPDGTYEATDVLEGDGVTDDDIEISVAVTVDGDRIDVDFAGTAGQLDGNLNAPLAVATSAVYFVVRCITDPEIPPNHGCYEPVSVRAPEGTLLNPEPPAAVVGGNVETSQRVTDVVFTALARAAPDRVPAQGQGTMNNLTIGARDGSFTYYETIGGGFGARPDRDGMDGVQVGMTNTLNTPVESLETEYPLRVERYALRDGSGGPGRYRGGLGLERSVTVEQPATVSLLTERRRHAPKGVAGGGDGATGENLLDGEPVPAKTTVDVDAGTTVTVRTPGGGGHGDPNDRDEGAE, encoded by the coding sequence ATGAACGCGAACACGGACACCACGACCGACGACGCGGAGACCGACGAGAGCGGCATCGATCCGGTCACCCTGGAGGTACTACGCAACCAACTCGAGAGCGTCGCCGAGGAGATGGGCCAGACCCTGATCCGCGGGGCCTACTCGCCGAACATCAAGGAGCGACGGGACTGCTCGACGGCGCTGTTCGACGCCGACGGGCGGATGATCGCCCAGGCCGAGCACATCCCGGTCCACCTCGGCGCGATGCCCGTCGCGGTGGAGGCGGTCCGCGAGCGCGACCCCGAGCCTGGCGACGTGTTCGTGCTCAACGATCCGTTCACGGGCGGGACGCACCTGCCGGACGTGACGATGGTCTCGCCGATCGCGCCCGGCCGCGACGGGGACGAGAGCGGTGACAACGAGGACGGCGACGAGATCGTCGGCTACGCCGTCTCCCGGGCCCACCACGCCGACGTCGGCGGGATGACCCCCGGCAGCATGCCGGCCGGCGCACGGGAGATCTACCAGGAGGGGCTGCGACTGCCGCCAACCAGGCTCGTCGAGGGCGGCGAGCCCCGGGAGGACGTGCGCTCGCTCGTGCTCGCGAACGTCCGCAATCCGGGCGAGCGTCGGGCGGACCTCCGGGCGCAGCAGGCGGCCAACGAGCGCGCCGAGGAGCGACTCGCCGCGCTCTTCGAGGAACACGGCCGCGAGACCGTCCTCGAGGGGTTCGACGCGGTGATCGACTACTCCCGCGAGCGGATCACCGAGGAGATCGCGGCGCTGCCAGACGGGACCTACGAGGCGACCGACGTCCTCGAGGGCGACGGCGTCACCGACGACGACATCGAGATCAGCGTCGCGGTGACGGTCGACGGCGACCGGATCGACGTCGACTTCGCGGGGACCGCCGGCCAACTCGACGGGAACCTCAACGCGCCGTTGGCGGTCGCGACGAGCGCCGTCTACTTCGTCGTGCGCTGTATCACCGACCCGGAGATCCCGCCGAACCACGGCTGTTACGAGCCGGTGAGCGTCCGCGCGCCCGAGGGGACGCTCCTGAATCCGGAGCCGCCGGCGGCCGTGGTCGGCGGCAACGTCGAGACCAGCCAGCGGGTCACCGACGTGGTCTTCACCGCGCTCGCGCGGGCGGCTCCCGACCGCGTGCCCGCACAGGGCCAGGGTACGATGAACAACCTGACCATCGGCGCGCGAGACGGTTCGTTCACTTACTACGAGACGATCGGCGGTGGCTTCGGCGCGCGGCCGGACCGCGACGGGATGGACGGCGTCCAGGTCGGCATGACCAACACGCTCAACACGCCCGTCGAGTCCCTCGAGACCGAGTACCCGCTGCGGGTCGAGCGCTACGCGCTCCGGGACGGCAGCGGCGGTCCCGGCCGTTACCGCGGCGGCCTCGGTCTCGAACGGTCCGTCACCGTCGAGCAACCCGCGACGGTCTCGCTGCTGACCGAGCGGCGGCGCCACGCCCCGAAGGGCGTCGCCGGCGGCGGGGACGGCGCGACCGGGGAGAACCTGCTCGACGGCGAACCGGTGCCCGCCAAGACGACCGTCGACGTCGACGCCGGGACGACGGTGACGGTCCGGACGCCTGGCGGCGGCGGCCACGGCGACCCGAACGATCGCGACGAGGGAGCAGAGTAA
- a CDS encoding metallophosphoesterase family protein, with product MPRVAIISDTHVPTRADEVPSWVVDELGRADHTIHAGDFDSRKAYGRIESLANGLTAVRGNTDSPTIDLPRIATVEIGGVTFAVTHGSGSPTGWAQRVVETVGAESGDRDRDPVAVAGHTHEVVDETVDGTRILNPGSATGAAPADRTSMYVATVEDGEATVDLRTGTD from the coding sequence ATGCCACGGGTCGCGATCATCTCCGACACGCACGTGCCGACGCGCGCCGACGAGGTGCCGTCGTGGGTCGTCGACGAACTCGGCCGCGCCGACCACACGATTCACGCGGGCGATTTCGACTCGCGGAAAGCTTACGGCCGGATCGAGTCCCTCGCGAACGGGCTGACCGCCGTCCGCGGGAACACGGACTCGCCGACGATCGACCTGCCCCGCATCGCGACGGTCGAAATCGGCGGCGTGACGTTCGCAGTGACCCACGGCTCCGGGTCGCCGACCGGCTGGGCGCAGCGAGTGGTAGAGACCGTCGGGGCCGAGTCCGGAGACAGAGACCGGGACCCGGTCGCCGTCGCGGGCCACACCCACGAGGTCGTCGACGAGACCGTCGACGGAACGCGGATCCTGAATCCGGGCAGCGCGACCGGCGCGGCACCGGCCGACCGCACGTCGATGTACGTCGCGACCGTCGAGGACGGGGAGGCGACGGTCGATCTTCGAACCGGAACCGACTGA
- a CDS encoding NUDIX domain-containing protein: MSDAESDASHVITAFLRNRGEVLLLRRSDAVGTYAGQWGAVSGFAEGQPDDQARIEIREETGLADDDVSLVRSGRPIEFADPDLGREWVVHPYLFDCETREIDLSEEHDAFEWVAPTETLDAVGEDRETVPELWTAYERVAPTVRSIAADDEHGAAYLSVRALEVVRDRAGLLVAEREEFGPDPDGERDELAELAGRLLEARPSMAVLRNRVNRALAEAVADVEPDRDAADGDAAGDQADTETSAPAVLESTRSNIERALAADEDAATAAADRIEGSIATLSRSDTVLDALRAGEPSRIFVAESRPAREGIGVAERLADATDAAVAVHTDAAVAHVLAREDVDRVVVGADTVLPDGSVVNKTGTRGLAVAAAREGIPVSVVAATDKVSTREDVNLESGDRTAVYDGDAPLDVLNPTFDVTPTDCVTEIVTERGALDPAEIEGIADELRALEEWRDGGPTVREATDRNPSRE; this comes from the coding sequence ATGAGCGACGCCGAGTCCGACGCGAGCCACGTCATCACCGCGTTCCTCCGCAACCGGGGCGAGGTCCTGCTGCTGCGCCGCAGCGACGCCGTCGGGACCTACGCGGGCCAGTGGGGCGCGGTTTCAGGGTTCGCCGAGGGACAGCCGGACGACCAGGCGCGCATCGAGATCCGCGAGGAGACCGGCCTGGCGGACGACGACGTCTCGCTCGTCCGCTCGGGGCGGCCGATCGAGTTCGCCGATCCGGACCTCGGGCGCGAGTGGGTCGTCCACCCCTACCTGTTCGACTGCGAGACCCGCGAGATCGACCTGAGCGAGGAACACGACGCCTTCGAGTGGGTAGCTCCGACCGAGACGCTCGACGCCGTCGGCGAGGACCGCGAGACGGTGCCAGAACTCTGGACCGCTTACGAGCGCGTGGCCCCGACCGTCCGCTCGATCGCGGCCGACGACGAGCACGGCGCCGCCTATCTCTCTGTGCGTGCGCTCGAGGTAGTCCGCGATCGGGCCGGCCTCCTCGTCGCCGAACGAGAGGAATTCGGCCCAGACCCCGATGGCGAGCGGGACGAACTCGCCGAACTCGCCGGCCGATTGCTCGAGGCCAGGCCGTCGATGGCGGTCCTCCGGAACCGCGTCAATCGGGCGCTGGCCGAGGCCGTGGCCGACGTCGAACCCGATCGCGACGCCGCGGACGGCGACGCCGCGGGCGACCAGGCCGACACGGAAACAAGCGCCCCCGCGGTCCTCGAATCGACCCGCTCGAACATCGAGCGCGCGCTCGCGGCCGACGAGGACGCCGCGACGGCCGCCGCCGACCGCATCGAGGGCAGCATCGCGACGCTCTCGCGGTCGGACACCGTCCTCGACGCGCTCCGCGCTGGCGAGCCGTCGCGGATCTTCGTCGCCGAGTCGCGACCCGCCCGCGAGGGGATCGGCGTCGCGGAGCGCCTGGCCGACGCCACCGACGCCGCCGTGGCGGTCCACACCGACGCGGCGGTCGCGCACGTGCTCGCCCGGGAGGACGTCGACCGCGTCGTGGTCGGCGCAGATACCGTCCTGCCCGACGGCTCCGTGGTGAACAAGACCGGGACGCGCGGCCTGGCGGTCGCCGCCGCTCGCGAGGGGATTCCGGTGTCGGTCGTCGCCGCCACCGACAAAGTCTCGACCCGCGAAGACGTGAACCTCGAGTCCGGCGACCGAACGGCCGTCTACGACGGCGACGCACCTCTCGACGTGCTGAATCCGACGTTCGACGTGACGCCGACCGACTGCGTGACCGAGATCGTCACCGAGCGCGGCGCGCTCGACCCGGCCGAGATCGAGGGAATCGCCGACGAACTGCGCGCGCTCGAGGAGTGGCGCGACGGCGGGCCGACGGTCCGCGAAGCGACAGACCGAAACCCGTCGAGGGAGTAG
- a CDS encoding Nramp family divalent metal transporter: MGVIDRLKAIGPGALVAAAFVGPGTVTTASVIGAEYAYLLVWTIAFSILATIVLQEMSARLGLITQEGLGEAFRSEFDNPIAQAVTVALVVSAIGIGTAAFQTGNIVGGAAGLSTITGISENVWGPIIGLVAAGLLWTGNYKLIERVFVGLVAVMGGAFLINAAMVRPDVGSLAGGLVPTVPDGSAYLIAGLVGTTVVGYNLFLHASTVQERWDGPDDLGECRADTIGMVVVGGLITTAIVVTAAAVFPAGTQISDVGEMADQLEPVFGGYALTFFAIGLFAAGFTSSMSAPLAGAYATAGALGWDRDLQSTRFRAIWMTILGVGIVFSALDYNPVQVIVFAQVANGLLLPILAVFLIYAMNNDDLLGRYTNSTLQNVLGGLVTLVVIGIGLRTLYDVLIL; encoded by the coding sequence ATGGGAGTCATCGACCGGCTCAAAGCGATCGGTCCGGGAGCGCTCGTCGCCGCGGCGTTCGTCGGGCCGGGGACCGTCACCACCGCCAGCGTGATCGGCGCGGAGTATGCCTACCTGCTGGTGTGGACGATCGCCTTCTCGATCCTCGCGACGATCGTCCTCCAGGAGATGAGCGCGCGCCTGGGCCTGATCACCCAGGAGGGCTTGGGTGAGGCGTTCCGAAGCGAGTTCGACAACCCGATCGCCCAGGCGGTCACCGTCGCGCTCGTCGTGAGCGCGATCGGAATCGGGACCGCGGCGTTCCAGACGGGCAACATCGTCGGCGGCGCCGCCGGCCTCTCGACGATCACCGGCATCAGCGAGAACGTCTGGGGCCCGATCATCGGCCTCGTCGCCGCCGGCCTGCTGTGGACGGGCAACTACAAACTGATCGAGCGGGTCTTCGTCGGCCTGGTCGCCGTCATGGGCGGGGCCTTCCTGATAAACGCCGCCATGGTCCGGCCGGACGTCGGCTCGCTGGCGGGCGGTCTCGTCCCGACCGTTCCCGACGGCTCGGCGTATCTCATCGCCGGGCTCGTCGGGACCACCGTCGTCGGCTACAACCTGTTCCTGCACGCGAGCACCGTCCAGGAGCGGTGGGACGGCCCCGACGACCTCGGGGAGTGTCGCGCGGACACGATCGGAATGGTCGTCGTCGGCGGACTCATCACGACGGCGATCGTCGTCACGGCCGCCGCAGTGTTCCCCGCGGGGACCCAGATCAGCGACGTCGGCGAGATGGCCGACCAACTCGAGCCGGTCTTCGGCGGCTACGCGCTCACGTTCTTCGCAATCGGCCTGTTCGCGGCCGGCTTCACCAGTTCGATGAGCGCGCCGCTGGCCGGCGCCTACGCCACCGCCGGGGCGCTCGGCTGGGACCGCGATCTGCAGTCGACCAGGTTCCGCGCGATCTGGATGACGATCCTCGGCGTCGGCATCGTCTTCTCGGCGCTGGACTACAACCCCGTACAGGTGATCGTCTTCGCGCAGGTCGCCAACGGTCTCCTGCTGCCGATCCTGGCCGTCTTCCTCATCTACGCGATGAACAACGACGACCTGCTGGGACGGTACACGAACAGCACCCTCCAGAACGTCCTCGGCGGGCTTGTCACGCTCGTCGTGATCGGTATCGGCCTCCGAACGCTCTACGACGTCCTGATCCTCTGA